The Lathyrus oleraceus cultivar Zhongwan6 chromosome 5, CAAS_Psat_ZW6_1.0, whole genome shotgun sequence genome includes the window TGagaagaaaataaaagaaaaaagtCAAGAAATATCTATAGAGATAGAAAGCTTCCATAACTCCTTTCCGAAACTACCCACAATCAAAGACATCCTCAAGATCATAAGTGGGAAGATAAATGTAATCAATGACAAGATTGACTTCATAGTATGACACTTCATCTGAGACCAAACCCAACTATCACATGACATATTTTTCTATGATGATCTTGATACATAATAGTCTCACCTATGCGTTTTAAATTTCTTGTTATTTCCTGCTTTCTGCAAATTTTAATTCATTAATTTTCATTCTTGTACTTTGAATTCTAAGTATTTTATCTTTAATAAAAGACAATGTTTTTCCCTTTTGTAATTTGAATTCTTAACAGTAATATGAGTGACATTTTCCTTCCCTATATCTCTTAATTGCCATAGAATGAAAAATGATGTATTAGTTTCAATCAAGGTGGAGATTGTTGAGATTGGTTAAAAATATACATGTTGATACTCTTTATGGTGGagtatgattgtcggtgaagacaatgaaagttaatgtattattttcaatcaagtTGGAGATTATTGGGGTTGATTGAAAATATATATGTGGAAGAAGTCCCACATCGTTTAATTTTGTGAATGAAGAAAGAGTTCAAGACTATATATAGGATACAAGTTCTTTAAAGTCTAACATGGCTTAGTTTAGTTTTGTTAAGAGATAATCCAAGTCTACATATAGGATTTAAGGTCTTCGTTCCAAGCTGCACTAGTCAAAAACACAAGTTAGTTGAGGGTATTTATGAGTTATAACAATTTTCACGGCCATGATTTTTTATCCGATTTTAGAGTTTTCACTGGTATCAGAGTTTGATTCGACTTAGTGGTGAAATGTTGAATTTATAAGAGAAATAATCTATTTACCTAATACTTTAAAATTTTGAGTTGAGATGTGACGCCTTCCTCTCTTGTAATAGTGGTGAAATGTTAAGATTTTGAGTTGAGATGTGACGCCTTCCTTTCTTGTAATCGTGAAAGATTCGTTCTATTGATGCTCCGACTATTCCGAAGTCCCTAACACATTCTCATGAGAAGTCCAACTCCGAATTTATCTCACTTTTTGATGCTCTCTTGTACTGAAAAGCTTAGTGTAATTGCATGAGAAGTCCAACTCCCAACTTATCTCACTTTTTGATTCCCCGGCGGAAATATAAGCTTTTGTGGATAGTCTAACACCAATTAATTTTAACCAAAATCGATCATGAAATTCTATAATCAAAATCCTCTTATAAAATGTTCCAAACGCCACAGCTACAAATGAAACATTAACCCATACCACTAgttgaaataaaataaaatgcaatacACATAGTAACAAATAAAACAACTTAAAAGATTTTAACAGATCATGTATCCTCACATAAAGCTTACTCCTTCTCTTGGAATGCATGTTAATTTTCATTAAGAGTGTGTCCTCTTGAAGCACCTAGCATATTGTTCACAGAAACTGCATTCATGAAGTTCTCATCCAATTCCAGCTCTGTCATAACATTTGAAGAAAGAGAAATTTCCAAATCCATACTTCCTCCTCCTTCATATCCCTCATATGCTGTCACATTCCCATCACATTTGTTTGCATAACCACTCAAAACACCCACTGCCTTCCCCATTCCAAATTCATTCCCATACATATTGAATCTTGGTGAACTTATCATTGCCACACTACTTAACGGATCAAAGTGCCGATTAAGGTCGAGTATTACAGGAGACTCTAACCACTTTTCTACACTCTTCCGAATCTCTAAGTCATCATGCTTTGTAACAGCCACATGAATCTTCCATGCTACCAATCCCAAATCATTCTCAAGCAACTCTCCTGCCGTCGCTTCTGCAGTCACCGTATCAACTGAGGTCCCAAAGTACTCTTCAGGAAGAGGCGGTTTCATTCTCGGTCGGTTGTTTACCGCCACCATACAACTTGTTTTCCGATCATTTGTTAGGTGGCGAGCACGAGTTATACTTCTCCAAACATGTGCCGATAAGGATTGGAACGAAGAGATTTTGTTTGTCTTACACTCCCTGTTAGCCTTTGCTTTAAGTTCTGCAATAGACTCTGATGTAAAGTGGAAGAATCTCTCTCTCAGCTTAGGTGGTTCAAATCTACTTACAAACTCGTCGTAATGTTTGAATGGAAGATTGATTAGCGGACCATAACCTTCAGGAAACCAACGATTGTGAAAGGGTTGCCGTGAAATGGGAACATTTTCATGATCATGGCCTTGGCCTTGAGCTTGAAATATTTCAGACCATGTATTAAAGAAATTCCAATAAGAAGTTCCATCACCAATATAGTGATTCATGGAACAACCTATGAAAACACCATCTACTAGCTCGGTGACTTGGACAGATAACAAAGGTAAGGTGTGACCGTCGTGATTGATTGCTTTGTTCAGATCAAACAATGACTTAACAACAGGTGGGACATCAATTGACGTGAGGATATCAGATACGGTTATATCCAAAGTTGCGTAGATGAACCTAGCTCCGGGGTTACCGTTACTGCAATCGACGAAAATAGAATAAGATGGAGGGTCTTGAGATTTTTGTGTAACAAGACGGCCGGATAGAGGATAGAAATGGAATAGAGCAAGAGACAGGGAGTGTTTGAGCTTGTTCAATAGATTATCGATGAAGTCTTGTTGGCTATTTGGTTTTTTGAATAAGAGGCCTTTCTGGATGTAGTTCATAGACGACATGGAAATATCCCATGTTGTCAAATGACAGATTCGGTTTGAATCTGGAATAGGGTGTAGTGGTTTGATGAAACATTCTGAAACATGTTGAACAATAGAGGAAGTCATCATTCTAATGGTTGCATACAATTCAGAATCTCGAATCTTAAGAACTTCTATTTGGAAATTAGATTGTAGTACCTTGAGGAGGTTAACTGCTACGGGGAACTTGCACTAAGCTTGAACCGCCTCTTTTTCTTCCATTTTGGtgttgcttttgcttttgctGGTGAGTGTTTGTGTCAAAAATGGCTACATATGGGTTTGAATGGAAAGTCACCGATGGTAGCCAAGGAAAATAATTGATCGAAGGTCTTCGCCGTCCAAATAAATTAATGGAAAAATTACGTGTGGTTTTTGAAGGTGATATGGAAAAAGTAATCTACCTTAGTTTGAATATATTATTTTGTATTTGTATTTGAATGAGTATATTCAATTGATTTGGCTGGCTTTTGTTGAATTATTTGGAAATAACTACTTTTAAATAATGAGTCGCTATTTTAAGTTTAATTGGTGACAAGTTAAAGTTATCATCGAGAGGTGCGATGACAATGGACCAATTTTAAATAGAATATTATAGTATTTGTCCCGTAGTTGAAAAAAATCTTTGTATTCAAATTTATATTCCATTGGATATTAATAGTGACAGTATCCGTAGCATTTCTAATAAAAGTAAATATATCAAATATAAAATATCAAATTATTTAAAGTTTTTAaagtttttttatttatttataaaatttattGTTAAATTATGAAATAAATTATCATTTATTAAATATGTGGTAGTTTAAAATTGATATATTTTAAAAAACGGATAGACATtcatttttatataataatatatattaaaatatataaatatatattatgcGGTATGAGGCGGAGTGGGTACTAAGATGCTCATACTCGCATCCATCTCCACTTATTTAAGTGGATTATTACCCGATCCATTGTTCATATCTATTTTTGCGGGTTTTTACCTTATCCGTTGTGGGTATCCACTAGGGATATGCCAAATTGCCATCCCTAGCGGTGATTTAAGATTAAAAAATGGAATATTAATTATGATATTAATATGTGATGGAATTTGGCTTTGGGCCTTTGTTCGATCCATAACAGTTTTCCTAAACGCTTACGGACCATAAATTAGTCAAAGAAGTATTTGAAGTTGTGGCCGTCCTCTAACATTAATGTTCGCCCTAGGAGAAAAGTGAGAGAGTCTTAGATCCATTACAAAAGTAATGGGGAACATACTCATTAAATGTTTTCCCATCATTGAGATGTTTCACCATTCTTTCTGAGCATGTGGCTGTAGGTGTACATGTTAGGGCACGATTCCCCTACCTAAGGTACTTGAGTATGTTTGATGCTCCTGATGGGACAATTGCTTTGCTACCTTTAAATCTTCTTCAACTTTTAATTTGGACTGATGATTTGAGATTGATTTCCTTATAAAAAGATGAATCTTAATCAAACGTCTCTTTTTTCTTCAGTTGCTATTCAACACTCACTCTTTCTTCTTGGGTTCGTTTATTTATTCTCTTGTTCTAACGCTTTGAACTTTTTACTACTTCATCCCTTGTAGGTTGTCTTTCTCTCTTCCTCCTCTTCAAAGGTATAGTATTTGTCATTTGTGGGAGTTGAGAATCCCGAACTTATAGACATCTTCTACAGGATAAACTTTCTTATCCTTATCTTGAACACATCCCGTGGTAGCTCTGGGTCGGGGTTGgattctttcaatgatgaatgAGATTTGCTAATGAGCAAAACTGGCATCCGAGTTGCTTTTTCAGCTCATGCCAAATTAAAGGCCTATGTGCGTAAACCCTCTAAAACAAGAAAATCAGGTTTGTTGGAAGAGTAAGCTTTTCAACTGTTGCGAGCAGCTTACATAATGACTTTAGTCATGGAAACCCACAAAGAGCTAATGGTCGTCAGTGCTCATTCTCAAGAAGTTGAACCTTTGAAGGCTTGGTACGGACTTTCCAAGTCGAAATTTGTTGGTTACCAAGGAGACTCATTTGAGTTACGCTAATGTCTAGATCAAATGTATCCTTTCTTTGATGATATGAACTTACATTAGGCTCAAACTTCCTTGCCTGACCAAGTGGCTAAACTCGAGGGCTTGCTTAAAGAGGAGAAAAAGGGTTCTCATGAAGCAAAGCTTGCAATAGTGGCATCCTTCTTAAGTGTTCTGGTAGTTAAGACAAAGCTTGAGGAAGAGAAAACCACCCATTATAGGGAGTTGAATAACTTCTAGTAGGAATAAACCGATTTGGATAAACAATTGCTGGATCTTTTCGATGAAGGCTTGTAGGAAACTTCCTTCAAGAATGTTGTGGACCAACTGCATTTGAGTGTTCCTGGTGTTTGAGCACTTCGTGGCTACTTGAATTTTGTTCCAAGAAATACTTCGTTGTAATTTGTTGTTGCTCCTCGTTTTGTAAACTGAAGGATGTTTATTGCAATGTTTACTTATTGTGTTTGACTTTGACCATTTTATACAACGTTTCCTTTGTGGCACATATTCCTTTGGTAGGGATTGGCGGGACTGGTAATAAAACTTTGCAATGGCCATTGTAGTTCCTAATGAATTGACCCTTTGGATTGACTGCATTTTTCAAAACAGTAACATGGAGACATATTAAAAGTGTTCAAGATTTCTAGCTTGCTTAGGCTGTATGGAGGTGCTGAAGGAACACATGTTAGACACGATACTCCAGCATGATGTACGACATTTAAGTCTTGCATAACAAGTCAATACTGCTGCGTTTTGGAAGAAtttttggtcaaagattggatcATATTTTATTTCTAATTGGCTTAGCAATATGATTAGGTAATTTGTTTGACAACTCGATGAAGATTGATTCAGATTTAAATTGAAACAAATTATATTTTGTTAGAGATATTTATGTAACAAATAATATCCAATAGACTCTGCATAAATTCTGGACGGAATCAAATCTCAAATCCATGAAGAAAACCCCATAGTTATTATGCTATATAAGGAGATCTAAACCTACATTGGAAGTCAAGCAATGCATTGAAGATTTTAGAATGCTATGGTTTATTTTGAGTCCTTCTTATTATTATATGTACACCTCTATATTTGAGCAACTTGGCATAAAAGGTTTGTCTAGAGTTGAGTGGTAGTATTACCCTAATTCCCCAACCGAACATTTAAATGAAATAGTTTGATTAAAACTAAGTATTAGAGTGTCACCAAACCATAAACTTCAAAAACCAAATAGTCATGCAAATACGCAGCGGAAATTCAACAAAATTCAGAAATAAAGTCTCATCAACAATTCcaacaaaacaaaataaaagcatCATGTAATAACGAATGACTTCCCATCCCCAGTGCTACATATCAGCGCAACTCATCTAAGACCCAAATTCTAAAACCTAAAGGGGCATATACACCATCCATTTCTTAGCAGTTACTCATGTAACTGGTTATTTGTACTCCGAGAAGCACAAACGCCACAACAACAAACAGGGGGTGAGAATACACTTACAAGTAATAATAGTGAAATTTAGCAACATAATGATAAACGAATATAATAGTAATATTAATAGAGAATAACACATACACCAATACAAACACAAAAATTATTCTCAACATATGCAATGTTATCATGCACCAACTCCATCAcctatatgcatgtggtaccaagtTTTTATGGATATCAGAGGTTTGTTACTGGTTTCTTCCACGATCTCCGGTCCCTCACCTGAACTGATGATCCCCACCAAATAGATCTGAGACCCGTCTATGGTCTCTTAACTAGACAAACAATCCCATCAAATAGATTTTAGGCCACCAAAATGGATCGAAATCCCACCTAACTCCAATGTATATGCATGCATGATAGTATGAACAAGAAAGACATACATTCACCAAAATAAAAGTTTTAACATAATCCACCAAAAgttatttataatattattcaCCAAAAAATAGTTCCATATACGAACCACACATTGTCAATAAAAGGCCACCAATATAGGCCCATCAATCTATTACCATAGGTTAAAGCCAAAGGGATAAAGGGAAACCTCATTTGGCTAAAATACAAAATATGCATAACACAAAAAAAACACATAATTTAGAAACACAACAATATATTATTGATAATGAAAATAGGATTATTAGGCCGAAAATCCCTTGGTGCTGATGAGAGGGTAAGGGAACCCTCATCATCCTGCTGCCCAAAAGTCACCTTACTGTAAGCAATTTTTCCCCTTATCTTAATCAAAGTTTTTTCTCAAAAGTCTTTTTACTCCTGCTGCTCCCTTCCCAAATCTCCCTTTCTCTCTCTCACATGTGTAGCTTCACTGATTTTGGGATTTTTCCTGTTCTGTCATAGGTAGCTAACACGCTAACTTTAAAATTTATAGTCCCAAATCCCATTTGGACATTTCACCTCCTACTTAGTCTCAGACCTCCGTATTAATGTTAAATTTTTCCAACGTTAAAATaatcaatttatttttattattaaaaatcatctcaaataaataattattttaaatatttctattaaataaatatttcaattaaataaatatttaattaaaatattttaattaaatccTAAAATTTCAATTATTACTAATTAtcttaaaattaattaattatcgctaataattcaaataattttaATTCTAAAATCTCACGCTCTCAACTCAATTATTTCAGTAATTATAAAATTACCAAAATACAATTATGACACCCAAACTATCAAAAATAATACAATTACTCAAAATAAATCATACTACACACGATTCAAATATtcaaatatttatttaaaatattaaaataaattagaGGTGCTACAACTCTCCCATACTTAAAAAGTTTTTCATCCTTGAAAATTACCTAACGAAAATAACTCTGGATATGAATCCTTCATATGACTCTCCAACTCTCAAGTAATACttgaaggagaatggcgatccaaaacgcagaaattttctcctttagtgatccttacgaatgagcatgatcagtgatagaaatctttacctcttgtggcgattgaaacctttgatgcaaatctaaggagtgatcacaaatgttgaatggtgacaacacctttactcagtccacacgaacgaaatccttcagtctcagtgctagctgctaagaatgaaggctttgagtgatatatatatatatatatatatatatatatatatatatatatatatatatatatatatatatatatatatatatatatatatatatatatatatatatatatatatatatatatatatatatatatatatatatatatatatatatatatatatatatatatatatatatatatatatatatatatatatatatatatatatatatatataatatatatatatatatatatatatatatatatatatatatatatatatatatatatatatatatagatatatatagagagagagagagagagagagagagagagagagagagagagagagagagagagagagagagagagagagagagagagagagagagagagagagaaagagaaagagagagagagagagagggataaacaaaatttcatctaatgaaaggcttctgcacaagggttatatttatagaaccacttgtgtgggctgtaagctaaaaaatccactcaagtgtatgtggccaatatcttatgatataccaaaaaatcacttaagcgGGTGGTACCTTGCCctatttcgtattctacttaagtgcatcgtaccttacgatgttccacaattcacttaagtgcaccgtaccttacggtgttccttatttaatctatctctcatcaatccatccttttgtgtgtgaccctgtaggttttcgcgacattggcaattatattaaatcatatatttaacataataaacattgagcggtatctagcaacacatcactgctacccaaggcacgaaaatgtcatgtgatttgacaaatccctttttgtgataatacttgtgtgtataattacccttttgccattatgtctatattaaacatAAGGCATAAATCGTgccatccttgtccagttcaatattgggcccttagacatttatcccgttacgcaggatgggcaaattccatccaggtcactcatgtccctcagcatgcttcatggagtacccatcaactgtctttatggtcatctagctatggacaatgtttgatcaataatacaacattcgactctacatctagggtccatagtggtttcaagttGAAGGGTcgtatacaccactatcaccatgagaataacttatgatactttgcataacattctatatagtattctcatagcgggtcaatctagtataaatattactcctaatattcatacctatgtttaagacttgataactccttatccatgatccacgagatgtgatcatcagtctatatacataatagtcttaatgctttaatgtcatcccacttcataacaaatctcgactacatatactttaagaataatgtccttatgtttaatgggatctcatgattaatggactctagggcttacaccaacaatacTACCTCCAATAGCTccccccccccaaaaaaaaaCTTCACAAGAATAATCTCTTTGCCCTGTAGATGTTTCACTTCCCTATCCTCAATCTGAACAAGCGATGTCTCAACAGTTAGATTATCCTGAACTTGCACATCATCCATCTGGATTACGTGAGATAAATCAAGCACATACTTTCGGAGCTGCGACACATGGAAAAAGTCATGCAGGTTCGAGAGACTTGGGGGTAGAGCCACACGGTAGGCAACAATTATAATCCTCTGAGTAATCTGACATGGTCCAATAAAGCGAGGAGTAAGCTTCTTATATTTTAGAGCACAACCAACACCGGTCACAAAACTGACTCTTAGAAAAACATGGTCACCTTCTTGAAACTCAAGATCCTTCCTTTTCTTGTCGTGATAATtcttctgcctactctgagaTTCCTTCATCTTTTCTTGGATCATTTTAACTTTCTTAGCCGTCTGCTGCATATCTCAAGTCCAAGTACAATACTCTATCCGGAATCATACCAACATAAGGGGGTCATAACCCTTCTACCATACAaagcctcaaaaggtgccatgTCGATACTAGAATGATAGTTGTTCTTGTATGTGAACTCAATCAATGGTAAGTAACTATCCTAACCATCACACTGCTTCAGAACATAAAACCTCAACAAATCCTCTAGAGACTGTATAGTTCTCTCGGTCTGACCATCGGTCTATGGGTGATAGGAAAAACTCATCCTCAGTCCAGTATCTAGAGCTTCCTGTAAGCTCTCCTAAAATCTAGAAGTGAATCTCGAAtctgttggttctatgtgttggcagcaattttggtaaaacaaagagagttcacaagatgttttgtgtgatgtcttaacataagatatcctatgtacctgctggagttcaagaacatgatcatgcaggaatttttcagaatttcatatacaatgccatggcttctgataatgtgttcctgctggagttgaaatggaaaaacataattatgcaggattgtatcaggatgtcatacacgatgtcatgacatctgatgtttgtgtacctgctggaagttataaaaggaattatggaattatggaggatttttccaggatgtcagacccgatgtcatgacatcctatacacagaacattcagtgtgaatgtctggtgttttgtgattgcacaattaatggcaatctatgtatgattgaagatctgatttgcaggtgcattcaatcatggattacaacctgatttacttattttccaaggagatctaaccagctgttatgaaaagatttaattggaaaatagatttagggttttcaagaggtccaagcccaactgaaagcttctataaaaagggacttagaaaacctgttttacaacacaaccaatactgagcgaaatatatagagagaaagctagggtttgtgtctatttagtcgtaagacttgtaagccattcaagtcatcttttgatgattgaattggactgatttgtggttgtaatttgtcactctaaagctgttaagcaagagtgtgtgtctacttgatcaaagctgtgaagcaagatcaagtgtgtgtctacttgatcaaagttgtgaagcaagatcaagtgtgtgtcttcttgattgaaactgtgaagtaaaatcaagagtgtgttattgaaaagtgttttcttttctcaagggattgttgtttaagatcacaggtgtgattgtagggaagtgagtgggttctcatatctaagagtgcttaggtagaaattgaacgggtagagattaggtgagaaagactgtaacttgttgaagtgtacggagagtctttgaactgattctattttagtggatttccttcctggcttggtagcccccagaagtaggtgagttgcaccgaactgggttaacaattgcttgtgtatttttctttaccattctgtatctttatcctatttgtgttaacatatattagtgtcgtgacattaccttcgacatcttatatctgataccaaaatttcagAATCTCTATCAGAAACTATACTCAACAGAATTCCATGCAGCTTCACAACATTAGTAACATATATCTCAGCAAACCTCTACGCTAAAACAATAATCTTAATCGGTATAAAATGAACCGATTTAGTCAGCCTATCAATAACCACCCAAATCGAATCACTTTCCTTCAGAGTATCCAACAACCTAATCACAAAGTCCATTGAGATattatcccacttccattcaggtATATCCAACGTTGCATTAAACCAAACaacttctgatgctcaatctttgacttctgacaagtcaagcAAGCATAAACAAACTGAGCAATATCTCGCTTCATACCCGACCACTAAAACATCTTCTTCAGATCTTGGTACATCTTGGTATCCCTAGGAGGAATACTCAAGCTACTTCTATGACTTTCCTCAAGAATCATACGCTTCAGGTACGACACATCAGACACACATACTCTATTCTGAAACTTCAAcacaccattctcatcaactctaAAATCTTCATATCCATCTTGACCAGCAGAAGATAGTCGGTCGACCAAATTTATGTCCAATTTCTAACCTTCTCTGATATCATCAAGGAAGCCATTGGTAAGATTTAACAGCCCAATCTCACACGACTAGGAGTCACCTTGCATACCAAGCTCATATCTATGAATTATTCGATCAAGTCTAGTTCTCTCACCATCATAACTGACATGTGTAATAACTTTCGACTCAAAGCATCGGCTATAACATTGACCTTACCATGGTGGTAAT containing:
- the LOC127088113 gene encoding uncharacterized acetyltransferase At3g50280 isoform X1, which gives rise to MMTSSIVQHVSECFIKPLHPIPDSNRICHLTTWDISMSSMNYIQKGLLFKKPNSQQDFIDNLLNKLKHSLSLALFHFYPLSGRLVTQKSQDPPSYSIFVDCSNGNPGARFIYATLDITVSDILTSIDVPPVVKSLFDLNKAINHDGHTLPLLSVQVTELVDGVFIGCSMNHYIGDGTSYWNFFNTWSEIFQAQGQGHDHENVPISRQPFHNRWFPEGYGPLINLPFKHYDEFVSRFEPPKLRERFFHFTSESIAELKAKANRECKTNKISSFQSLSAHVWRSITRARHLTNDRKTSCMVAVNNRPRMKPPLPEEYFGTSVDTVTAEATAGELLENDLGLVAWKIHVAVTKHDDLEIRKSVEKWLESPVILDLNRHFDPLSSVAMISSPRFNMYGNEFGMGKAVGVLSGYANKCDGNVTAYEGYEGGGSMDLEISLSSNVMTELELDENFMNAVSVNNMLGASRGHTLNEN
- the LOC127088113 gene encoding uncharacterized acetyltransferase At3g50280 isoform X2; this encodes MSSMNYIQKGLLFKKPNSQQDFIDNLLNKLKHSLSLALFHFYPLSGRLVTQKSQDPPSYSIFVDCSNGNPGARFIYATLDITVSDILTSIDVPPVVKSLFDLNKAINHDGHTLPLLSVQVTELVDGVFIGCSMNHYIGDGTSYWNFFNTWSEIFQAQGQGHDHENVPISRQPFHNRWFPEGYGPLINLPFKHYDEFVSRFEPPKLRERFFHFTSESIAELKAKANRECKTNKISSFQSLSAHVWRSITRARHLTNDRKTSCMVAVNNRPRMKPPLPEEYFGTSVDTVTAEATAGELLENDLGLVAWKIHVAVTKHDDLEIRKSVEKWLESPVILDLNRHFDPLSSVAMISSPRFNMYGNEFGMGKAVGVLSGYANKCDGNVTAYEGYEGGGSMDLEISLSSNVMTELELDENFMNAVSVNNMLGASRGHTLNEN
- the LOC127079081 gene encoding uncharacterized protein LOC127079081; translation: MIQEKMKESQSRQKNYHDKKRKDLEFQEGDHVFLRVSFVTGVGCALKYKKLTPRFIGPCQITQRIIIVAYRVALPPSLSNLHDFFHVSQLRKYVLDLSHVIQMDDVQVQDNLTVETSLVQIEDREVKHLQGKEIILVKFFFGGGELLEVVLLV